In Streptomyces sp. NBC_01381, a genomic segment contains:
- a CDS encoding acyltransferase — translation MRDLRALVRRVDAATPPDRDRAVDALRALAILGVVLGHWLVTAIVPDSGGLHAASPLRHMPWLAPISWVFQTLAVFFLVGGHVAAKSHASARARGTGYRAWLTVRLARLFRPVAAVLVLWTVAAGCMLASGAGLETVHTLVKLALSPLWFLLVFAALTAATPLVARINPLWPLAVVLHVDLVRFGLGGPSWLGWINVAAGWLVPYTLGAAWTRGELTRRSGWVLLTGGAAATAGLVLWAGYPASMVGVPGATVSNLDPPTLAAVAFGLAQCGLALLVREPLGRWLRRPAAWAAVALVNLSAMTVFLWHQTALMAVTALGLLAGSPLPGLHTVPDGLGWVPARIAWLPVFAAGLAVCWAAFRTYEQGGRGSGRGGPRVVRVHRPAPKSVRRA, via the coding sequence ATGCGTGACCTGCGTGCACTCGTCCGCCGTGTCGACGCCGCGACCCCGCCCGACCGCGACCGTGCCGTCGACGCCCTGCGCGCCCTCGCCATCCTCGGCGTCGTCCTCGGGCACTGGCTGGTCACCGCGATCGTGCCGGACAGCGGCGGGCTCCACGCGGCCAGCCCCTTGCGGCACATGCCGTGGCTCGCGCCGATCTCCTGGGTCTTCCAGACGCTCGCCGTGTTCTTCCTGGTGGGCGGGCACGTGGCCGCCAAGAGTCATGCGTCGGCGCGGGCGCGCGGCACGGGCTACCGGGCGTGGCTGACGGTCCGGCTCGCGCGGCTCTTCCGGCCGGTCGCCGCCGTGCTAGTGCTGTGGACCGTCGCGGCGGGGTGCATGCTCGCGTCGGGCGCCGGCCTCGAGACCGTCCACACGCTGGTCAAGCTGGCGCTCTCGCCGCTCTGGTTCCTGCTGGTCTTCGCGGCGCTGACGGCGGCGACTCCGCTGGTGGCGCGGATCAACCCGCTGTGGCCGCTGGCCGTCGTACTGCACGTGGATCTCGTTCGCTTCGGTCTTGGCGGACCTTCCTGGCTCGGCTGGATCAACGTGGCGGCGGGCTGGCTCGTGCCGTACACGCTGGGCGCCGCGTGGACGCGCGGCGAGCTGACCCGGCGTTCCGGCTGGGTGCTGCTCACGGGCGGCGCGGCGGCGACCGCCGGGCTCGTCCTGTGGGCCGGCTACCCGGCGTCGATGGTCGGCGTCCCCGGCGCCACGGTCTCGAACCTGGACCCGCCGACCCTGGCGGCCGTCGCCTTCGGCCTCGCCCAGTGCGGGCTCGCCCTCCTTGTGCGGGAGCCGCTCGGCCGATGGCTGCGGCGGCCCGCGGCCTGGGCGGCGGTGGCGCTGGTGAACCTCTCCGCGATGACGGTCTTCCTGTGGCACCAGACCGCGCTCATGGCGGTCACCGCGCTCGGCCTGCTCGCGGGATCTCCGCTGCCGGGGCTGCACACGGTGCCGGACGGGCTCGGCTGGGTGCCCGCCAGGATCGCGTGGCTGCCGGTGTTCGCGGCCGGGCTCGCGGTGTGCTGGGCGGCGTTCCGTACGTACGAGCAAGGGGGCCGCGGGAGCGGCAGGGGCGGGCCGCGGGTGGTGCGGGTGCACCGGCCGGCACCGAAGTCGGTGCGGCGTGCTTAA